From Streptomyces sp. CMB-StM0423, a single genomic window includes:
- a CDS encoding sigma-70 family RNA polymerase sigma factor: protein MTSSPDPEPARQPPPPRPPEQYEPYLDGLFTYCMSVLCDHDDAVAALGDVLAIAERQPRRRPATPAEWRPWLYSLARWACVRRLDQKPGQRAAQRALPRPGQRRPAAAAEEKRSAGAAGAGAVPGAASGAEAAAEAVSAATSATAPEATAEAAPEAAARLRRRELAALAWPEAAGTTPEQREALELAVRHRLPAEEVATVLGQHPDAARVLLSTAAAEVERTRAALAVVDQHGCPAIARLAGDSRLFLSAALSRELVRHVDDCAECRRAAERAGAGWAWPGTLRAARPDGPLPVLEAPRAAAYAAMLLAQRTRFVHAPRFDRRGYPRDPRHRAARRGRLRSRAVTSTVVATVIAAPVLALWAANRGAPAPGEAQSGWPPPSADAEEPESLDGRPVEKAGSAHDDSGPGSRDGNHPDVSVEVVDRGRPTPGRPGMGPGRLTVAAWPAGETTYLRLRASGGAPVDWRVGTDAGWLRFSATYGTLRPGEAATVAVGVAEASEPRTGWQARVYVSPGGAAILITGTGNGRPGPGGGAPGPSRPPAQHPPDSPSPPDPSDPGPSPSDPAPSPSEPDPSPSDPGPSPSDPDPSPSDPDPTPTASDTDPSAPDSSPAQAPARAG from the coding sequence GTGACGAGCAGCCCCGACCCCGAACCCGCCCGGCAGCCGCCGCCACCGCGCCCGCCCGAGCAGTACGAGCCCTACCTGGACGGCCTCTTCACCTACTGCATGTCGGTGCTGTGCGACCACGACGACGCCGTCGCCGCGCTCGGCGACGTTCTCGCGATCGCCGAACGCCAGCCGCGGCGACGGCCCGCGACGCCCGCCGAGTGGCGGCCCTGGTTGTACTCGCTGGCGCGTTGGGCCTGTGTGCGCCGCCTGGACCAGAAGCCCGGTCAGCGAGCGGCGCAGCGCGCGCTGCCCAGGCCCGGCCAGCGGCGGCCCGCCGCGGCGGCCGAGGAGAAGCGATCCGCCGGCGCGGCGGGCGCGGGCGCGGTGCCGGGGGCCGCTTCGGGGGCGGAGGCCGCCGCGGAAGCGGTATCCGCAGCCACGTCGGCAACAGCGCCGGAAGCCACCGCGGAAGCCGCCCCTGAGGCCGCCGCCCGCCTGCGCCGCCGCGAACTGGCCGCGCTCGCCTGGCCCGAGGCCGCCGGCACGACGCCCGAGCAGCGCGAGGCGCTGGAGTTGGCCGTACGCCACCGGCTGCCCGCCGAGGAAGTCGCCACCGTGCTCGGTCAGCATCCCGACGCCGCCCGCGTGCTGCTCTCCACCGCCGCCGCCGAGGTCGAAAGGACCAGGGCCGCGCTCGCCGTCGTCGACCAGCACGGCTGCCCCGCCATCGCCCGGCTCGCCGGCGACAGCCGGCTGTTCCTCAGCGCCGCCCTGAGCCGCGAGCTGGTCCGGCATGTCGACGACTGCGCCGAGTGCCGCCGCGCCGCCGAGCGCGCGGGTGCGGGCTGGGCCTGGCCGGGGACGCTGCGCGCCGCGCGGCCCGATGGACCGCTGCCGGTGCTGGAGGCGCCCCGCGCGGCGGCGTACGCGGCGATGCTGCTCGCCCAGCGCACCCGCTTCGTGCACGCCCCGCGCTTCGACCGCCGCGGCTACCCCCGCGACCCCCGGCACCGCGCCGCCCGCCGCGGCCGGCTGCGCTCCCGGGCGGTGACGTCGACGGTCGTGGCGACCGTCATCGCGGCGCCGGTGCTGGCGCTGTGGGCGGCGAACCGCGGCGCGCCCGCGCCCGGCGAGGCGCAGTCCGGCTGGCCGCCGCCGAGCGCGGACGCGGAGGAGCCGGAGTCGCTGGACGGCCGCCCGGTGGAGAAGGCCGGCAGCGCGCACGACGACTCCGGGCCGGGGTCGCGGGACGGCAATCACCCCGACGTGTCGGTGGAGGTCGTCGACCGCGGCCGCCCGACCCCTGGCCGGCCGGGGATGGGCCCGGGCCGGCTGACGGTGGCGGCGTGGCCGGCCGGGGAGACGACGTACCTGCGGCTGCGGGCGTCCGGCGGGGCGCCGGTCGACTGGCGGGTGGGGACGGACGCGGGGTGGCTGCGGTTCAGCGCGACGTACGGGACGCTGCGGCCGGGCGAGGCGGCGACGGTCGCGGTGGGGGTGGCGGAGGCGAGCGAACCGCGGACGGGCTGGCAGGCGCGGGTGTACGTGTCCCCGGGCGGGGCGGCGATCCTGATCACGGGCACAGGCAACGGCCGCCCGGGCCCGGGCGGGGGTGCGCCGGGCCCGTCCCGGCCACCGGCGCAGCACCCGCCGGACTCCCCGTCGCCGCCGGACCCCTCGGACCCGGGTCCGTCACCGTCCGATCCGGCCCCGTCGCCTTCGGAGCCCGATCCGTCACCGTCCGACCCGGGCCCGAGCCCGTCGGACCCCGACCCGTCCCCCTCGGACCCCGACCCCACGCCGACCGCGTCCGACACGGACCCGAGCGCACCGGACTCGTCTCCGGCGCAGGCGCCTGCGCGGGCCGGCTGA
- a CDS encoding phosphatase PAP2 family protein translates to MNDELYRDVASLARRTPDWLHALAEYGTDAGLLLLAALFAAAWWAAPRRAPVVAGAVGTVGAYGLSELLKAWVERERPCRAVHGAAAPLADCPPPGDWSFPSNHATIAGAAAVALAVAWPRITAWVLPFGVLLAASRVFVGVHYPLDVVAGLALGAAVAAPCAALARVRIGGTGGRRRRVTGTPTGATSPIE, encoded by the coding sequence ATGAACGACGAGTTGTACCGCGACGTCGCCTCCCTCGCCCGCCGCACCCCCGACTGGCTGCACGCGCTTGCCGAGTACGGCACGGACGCCGGACTGCTGTTGCTGGCCGCGCTGTTCGCCGCCGCGTGGTGGGCGGCGCCGCGGCGCGCGCCGGTCGTCGCGGGGGCGGTGGGCACGGTCGGGGCGTACGGGCTCAGCGAGTTGCTGAAGGCGTGGGTGGAACGGGAGCGGCCGTGCCGGGCGGTGCACGGGGCCGCGGCGCCGCTGGCGGACTGCCCGCCGCCGGGCGACTGGTCCTTCCCCAGCAACCACGCGACGATCGCCGGCGCCGCGGCCGTCGCGCTGGCGGTGGCGTGGCCGCGGATCACGGCGTGGGTGCTGCCGTTCGGCGTGCTGCTGGCGGCGTCGCGGGTCTTCGTCGGCGTGCACTACCCGCTCGACGTGGTGGCCGGCCTGGCACTGGGCGCGGCGGTCGCGGCGCCTTGCGCAGCCCTCGCGCGGGTACGGATCGGGGGTACCGGGGGCCGCCGGCGAAGGGTCACGGGCACTCCGACGGGTGCCACGTCCCCCATTGAGTGA
- a CDS encoding phosphoribosylaminoimidazolesuccinocarboxamide synthase, which yields MTGFVEKPQPVEVPGLVHLHTGKVRDLYEDAEGRLVMVASDRISAYDWVLPTEIPDKGRILTRLSTWWFERIAGIVPHHVLSTEPPEGAPADWAGRALVCRRLRMVPVECVARGYLAGSGLVEYAASGAVCGVELPPGLTDASALPAPVFTPATKAEVGEHDENVTYDEVVRRVGPLVAAELRRVTLEVYGRGRDLARGRGLILADTKFEFGYTGDAIGEGELVLGDEVLTPDSSRYWAIDGWRPGRPQPSFDKQYVRDWLTSGASGWDRHGEAPPPELPAEVVERTREKYVEAYERLTGERWDG from the coding sequence GTGACCGGTTTCGTGGAGAAGCCCCAGCCCGTCGAAGTCCCCGGCCTCGTCCATCTGCACACCGGCAAGGTCCGCGACCTGTACGAGGACGCCGAGGGCCGCCTGGTGATGGTCGCCAGCGACCGGATCTCCGCGTACGACTGGGTGCTCCCCACCGAGATCCCCGACAAGGGCCGGATCCTGACCCGGCTGTCGACGTGGTGGTTCGAGCGGATCGCCGGGATCGTGCCGCACCACGTGCTCTCCACCGAGCCGCCCGAGGGCGCCCCCGCCGACTGGGCGGGGCGCGCCCTGGTGTGCCGGCGGCTGCGGATGGTGCCGGTGGAGTGCGTGGCCCGCGGCTATCTGGCGGGCTCGGGGCTCGTGGAGTACGCGGCCTCCGGTGCGGTCTGCGGCGTCGAGCTGCCGCCGGGCCTGACCGACGCCTCGGCGCTGCCCGCGCCCGTCTTCACCCCGGCGACCAAGGCGGAGGTGGGGGAGCACGACGAGAACGTCACGTACGACGAGGTGGTCCGCCGCGTCGGCCCGCTGGTCGCGGCGGAGCTGCGCCGGGTGACGCTGGAGGTGTACGGGCGCGGGCGGGACCTCGCGCGCGGGCGGGGGCTGATCCTGGCGGACACGAAGTTCGAGTTCGGCTACACCGGCGACGCGATCGGCGAGGGCGAGCTGGTCCTCGGCGACGAGGTGCTGACGCCGGACTCCTCGCGGTACTGGGCCATCGACGGCTGGCGCCCGGGCCGGCCGCAGCCGTCCTTCGACAAGCAGTACGTACGCGACTGGCTGACGTCCGGCGCGTCCGGCTGGGACCGGCACGGCGAGGCGCCGCCGCCGGAGCTGCCCGCGGAGGTGGTGGAGCGTACGCGGGAGAAGTACGTGGAGGCGTACGAGCGGCTGACGGGGGAGCGCTGGGACGGCTGA
- a CDS encoding Ppx/GppA phosphatase family protein: MRLGVLDVGSNTVHLLVVDAHPGARPLPAYSHKAELRLAELLDEEGAIADDGVERLIATIHEALQVSEDKGAEDVLPFATSAVREAANAESVLARVADETGVKLTVLTGEEEARLTFLAARRWFGWSAGKLLVLDIGGGSLEIAYGIDEDPDKAVSLPLGAGRLTTGWLPGDPPDPDDVRALRRYVRAQIARVVSEFSRLGEPDHVVATSKTYKQLARIAGAARSAEGLYTHRALSAKALEEWVPRLAAMPAGERAELPGVSEGRARQLLAGALVAEGAMDLFGVDTVEICPWALREGVILKRLDQLP; the protein is encoded by the coding sequence ATGCGACTCGGCGTTCTGGATGTGGGCTCGAACACGGTGCACCTGCTGGTGGTGGATGCGCACCCCGGTGCCCGGCCGCTGCCCGCCTACTCGCACAAGGCGGAACTGCGGCTCGCGGAACTCCTCGACGAGGAGGGCGCCATCGCCGACGACGGCGTCGAGCGGCTGATCGCCACGATTCACGAGGCCCTCCAGGTTTCGGAGGACAAGGGCGCAGAAGACGTGCTCCCGTTCGCCACCTCCGCGGTCCGCGAGGCGGCCAACGCCGAATCCGTGCTCGCGCGCGTCGCCGACGAGACCGGGGTGAAGCTCACCGTGCTCACCGGCGAGGAGGAGGCGCGGCTGACGTTCCTGGCCGCGCGCCGCTGGTTCGGCTGGTCGGCCGGGAAGCTGCTGGTCCTGGACATCGGCGGCGGGTCGCTGGAGATCGCGTACGGGATCGACGAGGACCCCGACAAGGCGGTGTCGCTGCCGCTCGGGGCCGGCCGGCTGACCACGGGCTGGCTGCCGGGGGACCCGCCCGACCCCGACGACGTACGGGCGCTGCGGCGGTACGTGCGCGCGCAGATTGCCCGGGTCGTCAGCGAGTTCAGCCGGCTCGGTGAGCCGGATCACGTGGTGGCGACGTCCAAGACGTACAAGCAGCTCGCACGGATCGCCGGCGCGGCCCGGTCCGCGGAGGGGCTGTACACGCACCGGGCGCTGTCGGCGAAGGCGCTGGAGGAGTGGGTGCCGCGGCTGGCGGCGATGCCCGCCGGGGAGCGGGCGGAACTGCCGGGGGTGTCGGAGGGCAGGGCGCGGCAGTTGCTCGCGGGTGCGCTGGTGGCGGAGGGGGCGATGGACCTGTTCGGGGTGGACACGGTGGAGATCTGCCCGTGGGCGCTGCGCGAGGGGGTCATCCTCAAGCGGCTGGACCAGTTGCCGTGA
- a CDS encoding sugar phosphate isomerase/epimerase family protein, whose protein sequence is MPDARVTLSTASVYPESTATAFETAARLGYDGVEVMVWTDPVSQDIEALRRLSDHHGVPVLAIHAPCLLITQRVWSRDPWEKLRRAQSAAERLGAETVVVHPPFRWQRGYAREFVRGIWRMADETAVQFAVENMYPWRYREKEMLAYAPDWDVTNEDYRHHTLDLSHTATARNDALEMADRMGDRLCHVHLADGSGSGKDEHLVPGRGNQPCAEMLERLAARGFGGQVVVEINTRRAMSAAERESDLAESLAFSRFNLAAPVPRGASS, encoded by the coding sequence GTGCCCGACGCGCGGGTGACCCTGTCCACCGCGTCCGTCTACCCCGAGTCCACCGCCACCGCCTTCGAGACCGCCGCCCGCCTCGGGTACGACGGCGTGGAGGTCATGGTCTGGACGGATCCCGTCAGCCAGGACATCGAGGCGCTGCGCCGCCTCTCCGACCACCACGGCGTGCCCGTCCTCGCCATCCACGCGCCGTGCCTGCTGATCACGCAGCGCGTCTGGTCGCGGGACCCGTGGGAGAAGCTGCGGCGCGCGCAGTCGGCCGCCGAGCGGCTCGGCGCGGAGACCGTCGTGGTGCACCCGCCGTTCCGCTGGCAGCGTGGGTACGCGCGCGAGTTCGTCCGCGGCATCTGGCGCATGGCCGACGAGACGGCGGTGCAGTTCGCGGTGGAGAACATGTACCCGTGGCGGTACCGCGAGAAGGAGATGCTCGCGTACGCGCCCGACTGGGACGTCACGAACGAGGACTACCGGCACCACACCCTGGACCTCTCGCACACCGCCACCGCCCGCAACGACGCGCTGGAGATGGCCGACCGCATGGGCGACCGGCTGTGCCACGTGCACCTGGCCGACGGCTCGGGGTCCGGCAAGGACGAGCACCTGGTGCCCGGGCGGGGCAACCAGCCGTGTGCCGAGATGCTGGAGCGGCTGGCGGCGCGCGGGTTCGGCGGGCAGGTCGTGGTGGAGATCAACACCCGGCGGGCGATGTCGGCGGCGGAGCGCGAGTCGGACCTCGCGGAGTCGCTGGCGTTCAGCCGGTTCAACCTCGCGGCGCCGGTCCCGCGCGGCGCGTCGTCGTGA
- a CDS encoding TetR/AcrR family transcriptional regulator, giving the protein MTPENAADPPKRGRGRPRRGAAEDGPGTRDRILAQARSEFAARGFEKTSIRGIAKSAGVDPALVHHYFGTKERVFEAALEITFAPAMAIPDIVVDGPVEGAGERMTRYFFRVWENRLSREPLLAVIRSAVSNETAAAIFRSIVTRNLLRRITPSLPQPDAEMRAELAVAQLVGTAMLRYIIRLEPMASAEPEELIRRLSPIVQYHLMDAPPSPPAPAPGS; this is encoded by the coding sequence GTGACGCCGGAGAACGCCGCCGACCCTCCGAAACGCGGCCGGGGCCGCCCCCGCCGGGGCGCCGCCGAGGACGGGCCAGGCACCCGGGACCGGATACTGGCGCAGGCCCGTTCCGAGTTCGCCGCGCGCGGCTTCGAGAAGACGTCCATCCGCGGCATCGCCAAGTCCGCGGGCGTCGACCCGGCGCTGGTCCACCACTACTTCGGCACCAAGGAGCGGGTCTTCGAAGCGGCGCTGGAGATCACCTTCGCGCCCGCGATGGCGATACCGGACATCGTCGTCGACGGCCCGGTGGAGGGTGCGGGCGAGCGCATGACCCGCTACTTCTTCCGCGTCTGGGAGAACCGGCTCTCGCGCGAGCCTTTACTCGCCGTCATCCGCTCCGCCGTCAGCAACGAGACCGCGGCCGCCATCTTCCGCAGCATCGTCACGCGCAACCTGCTGCGCCGCATCACCCCGTCGCTGCCGCAGCCCGACGCCGAGATGCGCGCGGAGCTGGCGGTGGCGCAGCTCGTCGGGACGGCGATGCTGCGCTACATCATCCGGCTCGAACCGATGGCCTCGGCGGAACCCGAGGAGCTGATCCGCCGGCTCTCGCCGATCGTGCAGTACCACCTGATGGACGCGCCGCCCTCGCCGCCCGCACCGGCGCCGGGAAGCTGA